The Toxoplasma gondii ME49 chromosome XII, whole genome shotgun sequence genome includes a region encoding these proteins:
- a CDS encoding SCP family extracellular subfamily protein (encoded by transcript TGME49_278120) → MAATKISSDMVPVMRCLIVVSIAGLFPNLLKVDATAIASELVFDGVELMSAAADAAFHREKILDRHNYLRSREAENGFGSGAVYMNRLVYDVGLEAYARNYARHMCSTGKWEHSKRAAPLRVARGENLYTNSVDYSSTPSRNFDSAQIVQKWWDERQYFDWHAENPSQSAQRQGKMVGHWTQVVRAEASTVGCWIVTGCQCTAGRSCQKANGGRWATYVACHYDYGNLGSYPYWPLNTNIQYRIPTTVTQNRRQRCGSCPKGFNQCGTTIGGQEKRDAYLCVGYWNINESMPPADLLRKSIIMRHSSSGIPSWYFMVRNCTRGNGSCPSNASCWAYGKGRTLAAEPPVLVNQCQCHGFSTQYGIYFERDMCGQYSAIQPYYDADAFLGFTEIGGLNTSSATRAAHSPSSTGVSDQISWKGRLSTTAAFLDSGSSLAELGMHDGSVELDQTSPLTETAEEAADLIIQSDEGSLKASVKPRNTAVDSISKQKLHFFSPTATNSLDEKLTFLSLRAASDVVPPLDDVMFEWKNVRDPQLIARRPGVATDAIGNAVQVATTLRGIRQHRYESVSTPLSTVFAQQSLGVESGHNELSIEGDTPKEPVETPGLEQVERNASTTTDSLPHEETQASASPTSPEVTAEEGPPIADIVDEEENETALRGAPVNVMAVQKDAREKNKYPLPYADEARNEGTRKPEPSGGADAPSERKLNR, encoded by the exons ATGGCCGCAACGAAGATTTCATCTGATATGGTTCCGGTAATGAGATGCCTGATTGTGGTATCAATAGCTGGCCTGTTTCCTAACCTGCTTAAAGTTGATGCCACAGCAATTGCGTCCGAGCTTGTGTTTGATGGAGTGGAGTTGATGTCTGCCGCTGCAGATGCCGCTTTCCATCGAGAAAAAATACTGGATAGACACAATTACCTTCGTTCACGTGAAGCGGAGAACGGCTTTGGTTCTGGGGCCGTCTACATGAACAGACTGGTGTATGATGTCGGACTGGAGGCGTACGCCCGAAATTACGCAAGGCACATGTGTAGCACAGGAAAATGGGAACACTCCAAAAGAGCAGC GCCGTTACGAGTCGCTCGCGGAGAGAACTTGTACACAAACAGCGTCGATTACTCAAGCACTCCTTCAAGAAACTTTGACTCCGCTCAGATCGTCCAAAAATGGTGGGACGAGCGGCAGTACTTCGACTGGCATGCAGAAAACCCGTCGCAGTCAGCTCAGCGACAAGGCAAAATGGTGGGGCATTGGACACAAGTCGTGAGAGCAGAAGCATCCACTGTCGGTTGCTGGATCGTCACAGGGTGCCAGTGTACTGCCGGAAGGTCATGTCAGAAGGCAAACGGCGGAAGATGGGCAACGTATGTGGCATGTCATTATGACTATGGCAATCTGGGAAGCTACCCATATTGGCCTCTCAATACAAATATTCAGTACCGCATTCCGACTACAGTCACTCAAA ATCGTCGTCAACGGTGCGGCAGCTGTCCGAAAGGCTTCAACCAATGTGGAACGACCATAGGGgggcaagagaagagagacgcctaCTTGTGCGTCGGGTACTGGAATATTAACGAATCAATGCCACCAGCTGACTTGCTTCGCAAATCCATCATCATGCGACACAGCTCCAGTGGGATTCCGTCTTGGTACTTCATGGTCCGGAACTGCACTCGCGG GAACGGCTCCTGCCCATCTAACGCGTCGTGCTGGGCATACGGAAAAGGGAGGACGTTAGCTGCGGAGCCACCTGTCCTTGTAAATCAATGCCAGTGTCATGGATTCAGCACACAGTATGGTATCTACTTCGAGAGGGATATGTGCGGGCAGTACAGTGCCATCCAACCCTACTACGATGCAGATGCATTTTTGGGCTTCACGGAAATCGGGGGATTGAATACTTCATCCGCAACTCGCGCTGCTCACTCTCCGAGTTCGACAGGCGTATCAGACCAAATCTCGTGGAAAGGTCGTCTTAGTACAACCGCTGCATTTCTCGACTCTGGCAGCTCCCTTGCAGAACTCGGGATGCACGATGGTAGCGTCGAGCTTGACCAGACTTCGCCACTGACAGAAACAGCCGAAGAGGCGGCAGATCTCATTATTCAATCAGACGAAGGGTCACTGAAGGCGTCCGTCAAACCGAGGAACACTGCTGTAGATTCCATTTCCAAACAAAAGTtgcatttcttctcgccaACGGCCACAAATAGCTTGGACGAAAAACTAACATTCTTGTCCCTGCGAGCTGCTTCAGACGTAGTGCCTCCGCTGGATGACGTGATGTTCGAGTGGAAAAATGTGCGGGACCCTCAGCTAATAGCCAGGAGACCCGGGGTGGCAACAGACGCCATTGGAAATGCAGTACAAGTTGCTACCACACTTCGGGGCATACGTCAACATCGCTACGAATCAGTTTCTACCCCTCTCAGTACCGTCTTTGCCCAACAGTCTTTAGGTGTTGAAAGCGGCCATAATGAACTATCGATCGAGGGTGATACCCCAAAGGAGCCCGTTGAAACCCCCGGTCTGGAACAGGTAGAACGCAACGCAAGTACTACAACAGATTCACTTCCTCATGAAGAAACACAGGCTAGCGCATCACCCACATCACCTGAGGTAACTGCGGAGGAAGGGCCCCCCATTGCTGATATAGTggatgaggaagaaaacgaaaccgCTTTACGGGGTGCTCCTGTAAACGTTATGGCTGTCCAGAAGGATGCCcgggagaaaaacaaatATCCGCTGCCATATGCAGACGAAGCGAGGAACGAAGGAACTCGAAAGCCCGAGCCTTCAGGTGGAGCAGATGCACCTTCAGAAAGGAAACTGAACCGGTAG